The following nucleotide sequence is from Gymnodinialimonas sp. 202GB13-11.
CACGCCCATCGTCCCTGCTGCCGTAATCACCTTCATAAGGTGGCCAATGACCTCATCGCGATGGTCGGCATCGGCGTGCAGTGGGTTGGGGTAGTACCCAAGGCCGGAAATCTCGATGCCATGCTCGGCCAGAGCACCCTTGATGTCGTCGCCTTGCGCCGCAGTCAGCCCGTCCACATTGATGTGAGACGTCCCGGCATAGCGCCGCTTCTCGCCTCCGCTCGCAGGCCAACACGCCACCTCGAAGGCCGAGAACCCATTCGCCCCGGACCATGCCGCGATATCCATCAAGTCGCTGTCTTCAAACGGTGCCGTCAGTAGCCCTAGTTTCATACCTTACCCCCCGATCTCATCCAGCCGCACCCAGCGGTTTTCTTTCGCCGACAGCACCACCGCATCGCAGAACCGCATCTCGTAATGGCCATCCTCGAACGTGGCCCAGGTGCTGTCCGCTTGCCGCCCGCCCGCTTCCACATCGGCGTACACAGCCCTGAAAAAATTGAAAAATGAGTCAGCAAAGCCTTCGACGTGACCGGGCGGCAAAGTGGCGGCCGCAACGCCGGAGTCGTTCATCAACGTGAAGTCCCGCATCAGCGTCTGGTTCGGTCCGTCGCGGTGCCCGATGAACAGATGGTCCGGCGTTTCGCTGTCCCACGCCGCAGACGCCTTCGCGCCCGCCACATCCCATTGCAGCGAGTTCTTGCGGCCCACGTTGATCTGCGACGTACTCATCACACCGCGCGCGCCGTTCGGATAGCGGATCACGATCATCGCGGCGTCGTCGGTGTTGATCTGGGCGGTTTCAGTGGCACCGGCGGCGGATGAAAACGTCTCGACCGGCCCAACCGGCTTCTCCCGCTCGGGGATGAACGTGGCCAACTCCGCCATGACTGCCTCAGCCTTCAGGCCCGTCACAAAGCTGGTCAGATCCACCCAATGCGTCCCGATATCGCCGACCGAACGCAGCGCGCCGCCCTCTTCCGCGACCAGACGCCAATTCCAATCGGTCGGTTTCGCCAGCCAATCCTGATGGTAGTGGCCGGTCACAAACCGGATGTCGCCCAGATCGCCCGCCTTGACCATGCCGTGCGCCTGTTGGTTCAGCGGATAGAAGCGGATGTTGTAGCAAACAGCCGCCACCTTGCCGGAGGCCTTCGCGACCTCCACCATCTCGGCGGACTCGGCACTGGTCATCGCCAGCGGCTTCTCACAAATCACATGTTTGCCCGACTGCAGGATAGCTTTTACCTGCCCGTAATGGGCGTGGTTGGGTGAGGTGACGTGGACCACATCCACCGTGTCATCCGCCAAAAGATCCTCGAGCGTGGCGTAGGCATGGGGCACGCCAATCTCGGCCGCCCGTGCCGCGCCACGCTCTGGGGAGGACCCGAGAACACCTTTCACCTGCACGCCCAGCCGACGCAGGGCTTGCGTGTGGACCGTGCCGATAAAGCCCGTGCCGATCACCGCCGCGCCAATCTTCGCAAAATCCGTCATGAGCCCCCCTCAGACAACAGAATATCCCCCATCGACCGGAAGCGTGACGCCGGTGATGAACCCCGCCGAGTCACTCGCCAGAAACAGCGCTGCCCCCGCAATGTCGCCCGGCTGACCCCAACGACCCATGGGCGTGCGCTCTTCGATCCCTTTGGTGAAACTCTCATCCTGCCGGGCGCGCGCGGATTGCTCCGTTACGATAAAGCCGGGGGCTATCGCATTCACACGAATGCCATGCTCGGCCCAGGCGATAGCCAGTGACTTCGTCATCTGCTCCACCCCGGCCTTGCTGGCGCCGTAAGCTGGGTTCCGGGGCGAGCCAAAGCGCGCATACATTGATGCGATGTTGATCACCGCCCCACCCTTCAACGCGCCCTGCAACGCCTCCGCGCACCGCAGGGAGCCCACAAGGTTCACATTCAAGACGTGCGAGAAGAACTCCGGATCCATCTCTTCGCCGCGGCGCGTGATGGCCGCACAATTCACCAACACGTCCAGCCGCGTTATCCCGACCGCGAAGGCACGCACCGCATCGGTATCGGTGACATCAAGTTGCGTATAGGCAAAGCCGTCATCCGGATCCGGCGCAGCCTCAACGCCCGTGATTTGCACATGCGCGCCCGCGTCACGGAACGCACTGGCTATCGCAGTGCCGATTCCACCGCGGCTCGCGCCCACGACCAGAACCTCGGCCCCGGAGAAATCCCCCTGATATGTCGCGGACGCCGCTATCGGCCTACCCTCCCTGTAATCGATTTCAATCTCCCGCGATAAACGCTTTGCGAAATATGAAATCGATTACATACTCGAAGCGGAATCAGATTCGTGTCAAGCGGCGATTTCAGAACCAAGGAATGAAAATGGCCCCCAAAAGCGCGACGATCCAAGATGTGGCACAGGCGGCGAAGGTTTCGACCGCGACGGTCAGTCGTGCGCTTTCGAACCCCGGCCTTTTGTCCGAACGGACGCGCGAACAGGTGATGGAGGCCATCAAAACCACCGGCTACCGCGTGAACCACGCCGCGCGGAACCTGCGGATGCAGCGCGCGGGCGCGGTCCTGATCCTTGTGCCGAACCTCGGTAAACCTTTCTATTCCGCGATCCTGCGCGGGATCAGCCAAGGGTTTGCGAGCAGCGACTATTCCATCCTGATCACAGACACAGAAAACACCCCGATGGCCGAGGGCGAACTCGTCGGCAATTTCACCCAAGGCCGCGTCGATGGCGTGGTGTCGCTCGACGGCGGTCTGACCCCGCAGACGCTGGACCAATGCCGCGCGCAAGGCGTCGACAGCCGCATCGTATTTGCCTGCGAATGGGTCGACGGCTATGCCTTCCCCTCGATCCAGTCCGACAACCGCGACGGGGCGCGGCAGGCGATCCGCCACCTTGCCGATCTGGGTCATCGCAAGATCGCCCATATCACCGGACCGGAGGGCAACGTGCTGACCGCCGTACGCCGCGAAGGGGCGCTGGCGGAGCGGACCCGCCTTGGTCTGCCCGCGCGCGATGATTGGATCATTCGCGGTGATTTCTCGCTGGAATGCGGCCATACCGCGGCCGAACGCATCCTTGCCATGGAGGACCGGCCCACTGCCGTGTTCTGCGCGGCGGATATGGTGGCCTTCGGCCTGATCGCAGACCTGGCCGCGCACGGGGTGCGGGTGCCTGAGGACATCTCGGTTGTCGGCTTTGACGATATCGATATGGCAGGCAGCTATGTCCCCGCGCTGACCACGATCCGTCAAGATCGGGAGCGTTTGGGCCGCACCGCGGCTGAGCGCCTTTTGGCGCGCCTCAAGACCCCAGCAAACGCCCCCGCCATCGAAGAACTTCTGCCGGTCGAACTGGTTGTCCGAGGCTCCACCGCTCCGCCCGCCTAACATGGCGGCGCGCCCGCGACCCATTGCTCCAGATCTACGCACGTGCCTGTCATCGGGGCCGAGGCGTCGGACAGCATCCACACAGCTTGCGCCGCACATTCCTCGGCTGTGATGAAGCGTCCCAACGGCTGCGCCCTGCCCTGCGCTTCAAGCCAATCTGGCCCCTTCTCGGCCGCATGCAGCGCGGCCTCCGTCTCCGTCGCCACCCAACCAAGGTTGATCCCGTTCACCCGAATGCGGTCCACCATGTGATGGTGCGCCGCATTCTTCGTCAGCGTCTGCAATCCACCCTTTGTGCCCGCATAAATCGCCAGATCCGGCACCCCGCAATGGGCGTTCATCGACTGGATATTCACGATGGACCCCGGCGCGCCCCGCCCTTTCAGATGGCGGATCAGCCCCGACATCAGGAAAAACGGCGCACGGAAATTCACAGCGACCAGTGCGTCAAACCGAGCCATATCGGCATCCACGAAAGAGGCACGCGTTGTGATCCCTGCGGCATTCACCAAACCGTCGACGCGACCAGCCTCCGCGATTGCCTTCTCCATCACCCGCCCGGGCGCATCTGGTTCCGCGAGATCGGCGACGATCCCGCCACATGGGTCGCGATCCACCCCAATCACCTCAGCCCCCGCCGCTTCGCAGGACGTGGAAATCGCCGCCCCGATGCCCCTCGCCGCGCCAGTCACAAGCACCACTTTTCTGGATAAATCACTCATTCCGCCGCAGGCACCGCATCGGCCCCGTGAAACTCCTCCCGGTAGGGTTTCGCAGTCGGTGGCAAATCCCGTCGCAAATAGTACCCCGGCTCCGTCCGCATCCGCTTCAGCGCGCCAAGCATCTCTCGGTATGCGTGAAACATGGAGGGATCAGGCGCGGGCAGGTCGTGTTTGATCGCCGCATGCAGGCGCGGCAGCGCGTGGTAGGGCACAACCGGATACATGTGATGCTCCACATGGTAATTCATGTTCCAGTAGATCCAGCGGCTGACCGGGTTCATCAAAACCGTGCGCGAGTTCAGGCGGTGATCCAGCACATCCTCCGCCAACGCGCCATGCTGCAACAGACCGGTCATCACCATGTGCCATGTCCCGTAGATGCGCGGCCCTCCGATCAGCATCAGCGGCAAAAGCGACCAAGTCGCCAACGCCAGCACGACAGCCGCCAGATGCACCGCCACGAACAGTCGCGCCCAGAAGATCGCCTTGGGGATCTGGCTTTCCGGGATATAGCCACGCTCCGCCTCATCGGGGCCAGATACAGCCTGCCGCAGCAGGATGCCGAAATGCTGGAACACATCCGGGATTCCGATGAAATGCAGTGCTTTCCGGGCAATATCCGGCGGGCGCATGATCGCGATTTCGGGGTCACGGCCCACGATGATCGTATCTGTGTGATGCCGCATATGGCTCCACCGCCAGGCGACCGGGTTCCGCATCACCATGAAACTGGCGAGGTTATAAACCCAACGGTTCTTCCATTGCGTCTTGAAGGCCGTCCCATGCCCACATTCGTGCCAGCGACTGTCGCAGGCCGAGCCGTAAAGCACACCGTAGATGAGGAAAAACGGCACGCACCACCAGCTGCCCCAGGCCAACACCCCGCCCGTGCCCGAGACAATCAGCAACCCGATCCACAGAATCGTATCCCGCGTCGCCGGCCCGTCGCTGCGCTGCATCAGGTCTTTCATCACCTTACGTGGCACGTCGGAATGATACCAACCGGCCGAGACCAGCCCCAATTCCTCTGCCCGGGCCGCCTCTGGCCCAGTCAACGAATAGTCGCGCTTTTCGTAAGTATCTCTGGGCATTTCGCCTCCTCCCGCTCTGAAATGTGGCGAGGGGCATGGGTTCAAGTCAACGAATTGCCGATTGAATTTGACGATTCTGGCGCTTGCAGGCCCCGATCACATCATTTTACATCATACCTATGCGCGCAACGCTCAAAGACCTCGCCCGAGCCGCCAATGTCTCGACCGCCACGGCGGACCGGGCGCTCAACAATCGCGCTGGCGTATCGGCACGGACGCGGGCCATCGTTTTGCAGGCGGCGCACCGGATCGGCTATGTCGCCGAAACCCCGGCAAGCCCACGGCCCGTGCACCTTGCTATCCTGCTGCCCCGCGGCACCAACGCGTTCATCGAAGAGCTGCGCCATCACCTCCGGCGTATGGCCAGCCATGACGGCACCCTAACTCTCGATTTCCCAGACATCGCCGATCCAACGCCCGACGCGATGCGTACAGCCATCGAACAGGTGGCCGGGGCCGACGGCATCGCCGTTCTGGCGCGCCATCATCCGCTGGTCCAGGACGCCGTACAGCGGGTGACGCGGGCAGGCACGCCGGTTGTGACACTGGCCTCCGATCTGCCGGGCAGCGGGCGGCTGGCCTATATCGGTGTCGATGACATGCGCGCCGGGCGACTGGCAGGGCAGGTCATTACCCGGTTCCTCGGTCCCCGGCCCGCCGGCAAAATCGCGCTCTTTGCAGGCTCGCTCAGCTATCGCGCCCATCAGGAGCGGGAGATGGGCCTTCGGCAACTTCTTTCGGAAGACGCGCCCGGCCTCAGCCTTCTGGAAATCCGCGAAAGCGACGAAAACCGAAATCAGGCACAGGCACAGATGGCCGAGCTGTTGAGCAATCACGACGATCTGGTTGCCATCTACAATGCAGGCGGCGGCACCCAAGGCATTGCCCGGGCGCTGAAGGCTGCGGAGCGCGACCGGGGACTGGTCTTCGTGGCCCATGATCTGACCGAACCCAACAAGGGCCTGCTGCTCGACGGTACACTCGACACAGTGATCGACCAGTCCGCCCGCGCCGAGGCAGCCGAGGTTCTTGCAACCCTGACGGCCGCCGCACGGGGGCAGGATCACAGTTTCACGCCGCCGCAATCGAACCTGATCCTGCGCGAGAATCTGCCTCTTTAACGGGCTTGATGCAGATCAAGGTGCCCCGGGGCGCGCGCGCTATTCTGATCGCGCATGCAGATCCGGGGAGTAACCCAATGTTTTTTGAGAAATTCGACCGCAGCGCTGATCTGGTCAAAGGCATGGCCGAGCGCACGGAAACTGACCTGAGCGATCCAATTATCGCCTCGCAATTCAAGCAGATGGTTTTGGCCTGCTCGGCCTGTTCGGATCAGGAGGCCTGCACGCGCTTGCAAGCCGAGAATTCGCGGCTAGACGCAGCGCCTGACTATTGTCGCAACGCCCTGCGCTTCAAGGACTAGACCTTCAGGCCGCACGCCTCAAACGCCTCCCGCGTAGCGGCTTTTTCGGCTTCGGTTAGGTTAAGCATCGGCGCGCGCACCGGGCCACCCACCTGCCCCAGCAGCTCTTGCCAATACTTCCCGTGGGCCTGCGGCTTGTCCGCCGGTTTCGTGCGTTTGAACGCATCGCGCACCGGATCAAGGCTGTCACGCACTGCCCGCGCTTCCTCAAACCGGCCCTCGAACGCCAGACGGGTATATTCGTTCATCCGCTGATCCCCCTTGGACTGAAGCTGATAGGGCGGGGACGAACAGAGGTAGAGCTTCCAGCCCAACTCCTCGATATTATCCAACCAAGCGCCCTCATCCGCGGTTGAGACATGGATCTTGTCACCCGCGAGCCGCGTCAACTCGGCGTACATAGGGCGCGGGACGGAGTACTTGATCGCCACGATATTCGGCAGATCCGCGATCCGTGCACACAGCTCGGGGCTCATCATGTAGCCACTGTCCGGATGGCTCCACATCGCGATGCCGATATCAACGCGCTCGCAAATCGCCTTGTAATACTGGTAGAGCACTTCGTCCTGCGCACTCACGAAATGCAGCACTGGCGCATGGACCACTACGTAATCCGCACCGCATGCCTGCGCGTGTTGGGCCAGTTCCACCACCGTCTCGAAATTCTGGTCGCTGGCCGAAAAGATCGTGCCTGCCGCCCCATCGCATTCCTCGACGGCGACCTCGATATTCCGCTTCCGCTCCTCCAGCGTCATGGAGAAGAACTCGCCCTGCTTGCCCGCGATAAACAGACCGGCAATGCCCAGATCATCGACCCAGTGGCGGATGTTGGCGCGAAAGCCCTCCTCATTGAACGAATAATCCGCGCGCCACGGGTTCAGGCACGCCGCCCAAATCCCGCGCATATGCTCGCGCGCATGATCCTTCGCGTCCAAACGGCTGTATTTCATGCCTTATTCTCCTTTACGGCGCGCATGGCCGTCCAAATCTTGCACGGGGTCAGCGGCATATCCAGATGCGCCACGCCCATGGGGGCCAGCGCATCCAGCACCGCATTCAGGATCGCAGCAGGCGCGCCGATTGTGCCCGCCTCACCCACACCTTTAGCGCCCAAAGCGTTCATCGCCGTGGGCGTCTCGGTCTTGTGAAGCTTCAACTCAGGAATGTCGGTGGCCCTCGGCAGGGCGTAATCCATCAGCGAACCACTCAACAACTGACCATCGGCGTAGACAACCTGCTCCATCAGGGCCTCGCCCAAGCCTTGCGCAAAGCCGCCGCGCACCTGCCCCTCCACAAAGGCCGGGTTCACCATACGCCCGGCATCATCAAGGCAAGTAACGTGCTGCACATCCAGTACGCCGGTCTCTCGGTCCACCTCAACCGCCACAACATAAACGCCATAGCCCCAGGCCTGGCCTTCATTCTCATATCGGACCTCTTCGACGATCGGGGCCGCGTCACCACGAAGCTGCCGGGCGCGCACCCGCTCTGCCGCTGCGAACACGGCACTGCCCCCAATCGCCGTCCCGCGGGAGGCAACGGCACCGATACCGGCCGGGCATGTTTCGGTATCGCCTTGGATGACATCGACCTGATCGGGCGGCATGTCGAACACATCTGCCACGATCTGCGCATAGGCCGTCTCCCGCCCATGGCCTTGGCTAGACGATCCGCTGGCGACCAGAACGCGGCCGTCCGCGCCCAACGTGACACGGGCGGCTTCAAAGCCTTCGCCTGATGGCTCCAGGTACAAGGCCGCGCCAAGGCCGAACACCCGCCCCTCCTCGCGGGCGGTGCGGCGTTGCTTCAGCAAGTCGGCGTAGTTCGACGCCTCTGCCGCCTGAAACACGGCCGCCGGGTAATCGCCTGAATCGAGAAGGTTGCCCGTCGCCGTTCGCACAGGCAACGCGCTGGAGGGGTGCACATTCTGGATCCGCAGATCCATTGCACTGCGGTTCAGCCGGGCGGCGGCCACGTCAACAAGGCGTTCCATCAGACAGGCGGCTTCAGGCCGCCCGGCCCCACGGTAAATGCCCACCGGCCCAGACCGTTCAACCACAGCCCGCGTGCGAATATCGACCGTCTCAATCGCGTAGGGCCCGGGCAATATCCGTGCCCCGTTCCACGCCGGGATCAGCCCGGAATTTGGCAGCCAGGACCCGACCGGTGCCTCTACCTCTGCGTCCAACCCCAGAAATGTCCCGTCCCCGGCAACCGCCAACCGGCCCCGGCTGGTCAGCCCCCGACCCTGGGTTGCAGACAACATGTCTTCGCTGCGCGTGGCAATCCACCGGACGGCGCGTTTGTGATGCCATGCCGCCCAAACCGCGAACACCTCTTCAGGATAGACCGAGCCTTTCATGCCAAAGGCCCCGCCCACATCCGGCGCAATCACCCGAAGGTGCGCCGGATCAATTCCCAGAATGCTGGCAAATTCGGACCGCGCGCGATGTGGCGTCTGGGTCGACAGCCATATCGTGAGGCCGTCTGCGCTCCATTCCACCACGATCCCCCGCGTCTCCATGGGCGACGGTAACAGCCGCGGATGCTGGATTTGGGCCTCCACCACAAAGGCCGCCTCTGCGAAGGCCGCATCAGGGTCGCCCGTGCGCCATTGCTTTTGCGCCAGTGGCGGCAAATTCGGCGCCGGTGCCTCGTCAACGTCAACAAAGACGGCCTCAGCACCATCCATCGCAGAGGCCGCGCTTTCGGCCAAAACGGCTACAACCGGCTGCCCCAATCCAGTGACACGATCTTGTGCAAGAACGGGAAAATCCGGGCGCCACTCAAGCGATAGAACCTCATTCACACTCAGCGCCCGCGCAACCTCCACGTCCCCGCCGATATGCACCGCACAC
It contains:
- a CDS encoding fatty acid desaturase family protein, producing the protein MPRDTYEKRDYSLTGPEAARAEELGLVSAGWYHSDVPRKVMKDLMQRSDGPATRDTILWIGLLIVSGTGGVLAWGSWWCVPFFLIYGVLYGSACDSRWHECGHGTAFKTQWKNRWVYNLASFMVMRNPVAWRWSHMRHHTDTIIVGRDPEIAIMRPPDIARKALHFIGIPDVFQHFGILLRQAVSGPDEAERGYIPESQIPKAIFWARLFVAVHLAAVVLALATWSLLPLMLIGGPRIYGTWHMVMTGLLQHGALAEDVLDHRLNSRTVLMNPVSRWIYWNMNYHVEHHMYPVVPYHALPRLHAAIKHDLPAPDPSMFHAYREMLGALKRMRTEPGYYLRRDLPPTAKPYREEFHGADAVPAAE
- a CDS encoding DUF6455 family protein, translated to MFFEKFDRSADLVKGMAERTETDLSDPIIASQFKQMVLACSACSDQEACTRLQAENSRLDAAPDYCRNALRFKD
- a CDS encoding SDR family NAD(P)-dependent oxidoreductase, with product MGASRGGIGTAIASAFRDAGAHVQITGVEAAPDPDDGFAYTQLDVTDTDAVRAFAVGITRLDVLVNCAAITRRGEEMDPEFFSHVLNVNLVGSLRCAEALQGALKGGAVINIASMYARFGSPRNPAYGASKAGVEQMTKSLAIAWAEHGIRVNAIAPGFIVTEQSARARQDESFTKGIEERTPMGRWGQPGDIAGAALFLASDSAGFITGVTLPVDGGYSVV
- a CDS encoding dihydrodipicolinate synthase family protein, with translation MKYSRLDAKDHAREHMRGIWAACLNPWRADYSFNEEGFRANIRHWVDDLGIAGLFIAGKQGEFFSMTLEERKRNIEVAVEECDGAAGTIFSASDQNFETVVELAQHAQACGADYVVVHAPVLHFVSAQDEVLYQYYKAICERVDIGIAMWSHPDSGYMMSPELCARIADLPNIVAIKYSVPRPMYAELTRLAGDKIHVSTADEGAWLDNIEELGWKLYLCSSPPYQLQSKGDQRMNEYTRLAFEGRFEEARAVRDSLDPVRDAFKRTKPADKPQAHGKYWQELLGQVGGPVRAPMLNLTEAEKAATREAFEACGLKV
- a CDS encoding SDR family oxidoreductase, with product MSDLSRKVVLVTGAARGIGAAISTSCEAAGAEVIGVDRDPCGGIVADLAEPDAPGRVMEKAIAEAGRVDGLVNAAGITTRASFVDADMARFDALVAVNFRAPFFLMSGLIRHLKGRGAPGSIVNIQSMNAHCGVPDLAIYAGTKGGLQTLTKNAAHHHMVDRIRVNGINLGWVATETEAALHAAEKGPDWLEAQGRAQPLGRFITAEECAAQAVWMLSDASAPMTGTCVDLEQWVAGAPPC
- a CDS encoding xanthine dehydrogenase family protein molybdopterin-binding subunit, with the protein product MFDQAKLHIGDSPVDRRAGLRLRGEGCFVADVQLTAPLHLSFARAPVAFGQIRSVELDAAREVEGVCAVHIGGDVEVARALSVNEVLSLEWRPDFPVLAQDRVTGLGQPVVAVLAESAASAMDGAEAVFVDVDEAPAPNLPPLAQKQWRTGDPDAAFAEAAFVVEAQIQHPRLLPSPMETRGIVVEWSADGLTIWLSTQTPHRARSEFASILGIDPAHLRVIAPDVGGAFGMKGSVYPEEVFAVWAAWHHKRAVRWIATRSEDMLSATQGRGLTSRGRLAVAGDGTFLGLDAEVEAPVGSWLPNSGLIPAWNGARILPGPYAIETVDIRTRAVVERSGPVGIYRGAGRPEAACLMERLVDVAAARLNRSAMDLRIQNVHPSSALPVRTATGNLLDSGDYPAAVFQAAEASNYADLLKQRRTAREEGRVFGLGAALYLEPSGEGFEAARVTLGADGRVLVASGSSSQGHGRETAYAQIVADVFDMPPDQVDVIQGDTETCPAGIGAVASRGTAIGGSAVFAAAERVRARQLRGDAAPIVEEVRYENEGQAWGYGVYVVAVEVDRETGVLDVQHVTCLDDAGRMVNPAFVEGQVRGGFAQGLGEALMEQVVYADGQLLSGSLMDYALPRATDIPELKLHKTETPTAMNALGAKGVGEAGTIGAPAAILNAVLDALAPMGVAHLDMPLTPCKIWTAMRAVKENKA
- a CDS encoding Gfo/Idh/MocA family protein — its product is MTDFAKIGAAVIGTGFIGTVHTQALRRLGVQVKGVLGSSPERGAARAAEIGVPHAYATLEDLLADDTVDVVHVTSPNHAHYGQVKAILQSGKHVICEKPLAMTSAESAEMVEVAKASGKVAAVCYNIRFYPLNQQAHGMVKAGDLGDIRFVTGHYHQDWLAKPTDWNWRLVAEEGGALRSVGDIGTHWVDLTSFVTGLKAEAVMAELATFIPEREKPVGPVETFSSAAGATETAQINTDDAAMIVIRYPNGARGVMSTSQINVGRKNSLQWDVAGAKASAAWDSETPDHLFIGHRDGPNQTLMRDFTLMNDSGVAAATLPPGHVEGFADSFFNFFRAVYADVEAGGRQADSTWATFEDGHYEMRFCDAVVLSAKENRWVRLDEIGG
- a CDS encoding LacI family DNA-binding transcriptional regulator codes for the protein MAPKSATIQDVAQAAKVSTATVSRALSNPGLLSERTREQVMEAIKTTGYRVNHAARNLRMQRAGAVLILVPNLGKPFYSAILRGISQGFASSDYSILITDTENTPMAEGELVGNFTQGRVDGVVSLDGGLTPQTLDQCRAQGVDSRIVFACEWVDGYAFPSIQSDNRDGARQAIRHLADLGHRKIAHITGPEGNVLTAVRREGALAERTRLGLPARDDWIIRGDFSLECGHTAAERILAMEDRPTAVFCAADMVAFGLIADLAAHGVRVPEDISVVGFDDIDMAGSYVPALTTIRQDRERLGRTAAERLLARLKTPANAPAIEELLPVELVVRGSTAPPA
- a CDS encoding LacI family DNA-binding transcriptional regulator, which encodes MRATLKDLARAANVSTATADRALNNRAGVSARTRAIVLQAAHRIGYVAETPASPRPVHLAILLPRGTNAFIEELRHHLRRMASHDGTLTLDFPDIADPTPDAMRTAIEQVAGADGIAVLARHHPLVQDAVQRVTRAGTPVVTLASDLPGSGRLAYIGVDDMRAGRLAGQVITRFLGPRPAGKIALFAGSLSYRAHQEREMGLRQLLSEDAPGLSLLEIRESDENRNQAQAQMAELLSNHDDLVAIYNAGGGTQGIARALKAAERDRGLVFVAHDLTEPNKGLLLDGTLDTVIDQSARAEAAEVLATLTAAARGQDHSFTPPQSNLILRENLPL